In one Excalfactoria chinensis isolate bCotChi1 chromosome 17, bCotChi1.hap2, whole genome shotgun sequence genomic region, the following are encoded:
- the PCTP gene encoding phosphatidylcholine transfer protein, whose translation MEAPPPRGFSEEQFRAACSELGQTAPGPPWQLLVESMGVSIYRLYDEQSGLYEYKIFGGLADCPPKLCAEVYMDLEFRKQWDQYVKELYEKTYDGEKIIYWEVKYPFPLSNRDYVYIRECQEMDVDGRKIWVVLAQSVSVPQCPEKPGIIRVKSYKQSLAIESDGKTGSKVYMYYFDNPGGMIPSWLVNWAAKSGVPAFLKDMQKACCNYSKRA comes from the exons ATGGaggcgccgccgccgcggggTTTCTCCGAGGAGCAGTTTCGGGCCGCCTGCAGCGAGCTCGGCCAGACGGCGCCGGGGCCGCCCTGGCAGCTCCTGGTGGAGAGCATGGGCGTCAGCATCTACCGGCTGTACGACGAG CAATCAGGACTTTATGAGTATAAAATCTTTGGTGGTCTTGCTGACTGTCCCCCAAAACTCTGTGCAGAAGTCTATATGGATTTAGAGTTCAGGAAACAGTGGGATCAGTATGTTAAAG AACTGTATGAGAAAACGTATGATGGTGAAAAAATAATCTACTGGGAAGTGAAGTAcccttttcctctctcaaaCAGAGAT TATGTCTATATTCGTGAATGTCAAGAGATGGATGTTGATGGGAGGAAGATCTGGGTTGTGTTAGCTCAAAGTGTGTCTGTTCCTCAGTGCCCTGAAAAGCCTGGTATTATCAGAGTTAAAAGTTATAAACAAAGTCTGGCAATTGAAAGCGATGGCAAGACTGGATCTAAAG TCTATATGTACTATTTTGATAATCCCGGTGGCATGATTCCATCGTGGCTGGTCAACTGGGCTGCCAAG AGTGGTGTGCCTGCTTTCTTGAAGGATATGCAAAAAGCTTGTTGTAACTATTCTAAAAGAGCATAG